A window from Purpureocillium takamizusanense chromosome 3, complete sequence encodes these proteins:
- a CDS encoding uncharacterized protein (COG:E~EggNog:ENOG503NYZT) produces MNVSKSDAVIIVGGGAFGLSTALHLSRAGFDNVTVLEKDTQIPPRSSAGNDLNKIVRAEYEDPFYTDLTIKAIAAWKTSLFAPHFHQTGFLHCVSGAAPDKARDTLDRFQESAECNSAMRSHVVRLDSKAAIAEHVWQLQDGALPGWRGYLNRFGGYAHSADALVAVHREAACRGVRFFLGPDGDVADILYGDGPTGRVAVGVRTASGRVHKARLVVVAAGASVARLIPELAPRVVAKAWSVAHVQLTDGEASALRGMPVTYARDLGFFFEPDPKTKMLKFCPMGAGYVNTDKANGVSLPPRSLEESGFMPADDEANVHMLIEQTFPWLRDRPLVNKAMCWIADTSDSDYTIDYVPKTGSSVIVMTGDSGHGFKMFPIVGSWVMDLLEAGGEQPVAQWRWKNAVRDGDSGDWGASVSWRLGETREFRDVQPSRPKL; encoded by the exons ATGAACGTTTCCAAGTCAGatgccgtcatcatcgtgggCGGGGGAGCCTTTGGCCTGTCCACCGCGCTGCACCTCTCGCGAGCCGGCTTCGACAACGTCACCGTCCTGGAAAAGGACACGCAGAtcccgccgcgctcgtcggcgggaaACGACCTCAACAAGATTGTGCGCGCCGAATACGAAGATCCGTTTTACACGGATCTGACGATT AAAGCCATCGCCGCATGGAAAACCTCCCTGTTCGCCCCTCACTTCCATCAGACTGGCTTCCTGCACTGCGTGTCTGGGGCTGCACCAGACAAAGCCAGGGACACACTGGACCGCTTCCAGGAGTCTGCCGAGTGCAACTCCGCCATGCGGTCGCACGTCGTCCGCCTCGAcagcaaggccgccatcgcggaGCATGTCTGGCagctgcaggacggcgcgctgccggGCTGGCGCGGATACCTCAACCGCTTCGGCGGGTACGCGCACTCGGCCGATGCGCTCGTCGCGGTGCAtcgcgaggcggcgtgcCGCGGCGTGCGCTTCTTCCTGGGAccggacggcgacgtcgccgacattTTGTACGGGGACGGCCCGACGGGGAGAGTCGCTGTCGGAGTGCGCACCGCCAGCGGGCGCGTGCACAAGGCGcggctggtcgtcgtcgcggccggcgcgtcggTGGCGAGGCTCATACCGGAGCTGGCGCCCCGCGTGGTGGCCAAGGCGTGGTCCGTCGCGCACGTCCAGCtcaccgacggcgaggcgtcCGCGTTGCGCGGGATGCCCGTAACGTATGCGCGTGACctgggcttcttcttcgaaCCGGACCCCAAGACCAAGATGCTCAAGTTCTGCCCGATGGGCGCTGGCTACGTCAACACCGACAAGGCGAACGGCGTGTCGCTCCCGCCGCGCTCGTTGGAGGAGAGCGGGTTCATgccggcggacgacgaggccaatgTGCATATGCTGATAGAGCAGACGTTTCCGTGGCTCAGGGACCGGCCACTCGTCAACAAGGCGATGTGTTGGATCGCGGACACGAGCGACTCGGACTACACCATCGACTACGTTCCCAAGACGGGCTCGTCCGTTATTGTCATGACTGGGGACTCTGGCCACGGGTTCAAGATGTTTCCCATTGTCGGCTCGTGGGTCATGGATCTGCTTGAGGCAGGGGGTGAGCAGCCCGTTGCGCAGTGGAGGTGGAAGAATGCGGTGCGTGATGGCGACAGCGGGGACTGGGGAGCCAGTGTCAGCTGGCGTCTCGGCGAGACGAGAGAGTTTCGCGATGTGCAGCCGTCCCGGCCGAAGCTGTAG
- a CDS encoding L-glutamate gamma-semialdehyde dehydrogenase (COG:E~EggNog:ENOG503NZ2H), whose amino-acid sequence MSISKLAASRISRSARVSVTGRHGLQACLQLRTKTTAPFRLPDERNEPNLDYRRGSPERKKVEEALARMRASLPLKSQVHFSGRAQEAPHSLDQVLPAEHGTVFTNYPLASRAQVADAIAAALAAKRGWEDTPFVDRAAVFLRAAELVAGKYRYELVAATMLGQGKNVWQAEIDAAAELADFFRLHCNYAADILGRQPTRGSDGIWTRTEYRPLEGFVYAVSPFNFTALGGSLVSAPALMGNVVLWKPSQYNIHASALVYKILLEAGLPQDVIQFVPGDAVEVTDEVLAHRDFAGLNFIGSSDVFRSIYARIGQGIGDKTYREFPRVVGETSGKNFHLLHPSADISSAVNHTIRGAFEYQGQKCSATSRVYVPQSRAQEFISGLKAGVEKITIGSPVKDFESFMGPVIHKNSFDKITSIIDAANKDPSLKLLAGGTYDGSVGYYVNPTVYQAQSPDHELFNQEIFGPVLAIYVYKDEDWSSMLRSVDENGGGLALTGAVFATDRKAIREAEDALRYSSGNFYINCKTTAALIGQQTFGGARASGTNDKAGSPDVLRRFTSPRTIKEEFGSLDHFTYPSNE is encoded by the exons ATGTCAATCTCCAagctcgccgcgtcgcgaATCTCACGCAGCGCACGCGTGTCCGTCACCGGCCGGCACGGACTCCAAGCATGCCTGCAGCTGCGGACCAAGACAACGGCGCCGTTCCGTCTCCCCGACGAGCGCAATGAGCCCAAC CTTGACTACCGTCGCGGCTCTCCCGAGCGCAAaaaggtcgaggaggcgctcgcccgcatgcgcgcctccctcccgctcAAGAGCCAGGTTCACTTCAGCGGGCGCGCCCAAGAGGCGCCTCACTCCCTCGACCAGGTGCTCCCCGCGGAACACGGCACGGTCTTCACGAACTAcccgctcgcctcgcgcgcgcaggtcgccgacgccatcgccgccgcgctcgcggccaAGCGCGGCTGGGAGGACACGCCGTTCGtggaccgcgccgccgtcttcctccgcgccgcggagctcgtcgccggcaagTACCGGtacgagctcgtcgccgcgacgaTGCTCGGCCAGGGCAAGAACGTGTGGCAGGCGGagatcgacgccgccgccgagctggccgacTTTTTCAGGCTGCACTGCAACTACGCCGCCGACATCCTGGGGAGGCAGCCGACGCGCGGATCGGACGGTATCTGGAC ACGCACCGAGTACCGTCCTCTCGAGGGATTCGTCTacgccgtctcgccgttCAATTTCACGGCcctgggcggcagcctcgtctCGGCACCCGCTCTCATGGGCAATGTCGTGCTGTGGAAGCCCTCCCAGTACAACATTCACGCAAGCGCGCTCGTCTACAAGATCCTTCTCGAGGCGGGGCTGCCCCAGGACGTGATTCAGTTCGTCCCGGGTGACGCCGTCGAAGTCAcggacgaggtcctcgcgcACCGCGACTTTGCAGGCCTCAACTTCATCGGCTCTTCAGACGTGTTCCGGTCCATATACGCCAGGATCGGACAGGGCATCGGGGACAAGACGTACCGCGAGTTcccccgcgtcgtcggcgagacgAGCGGCAAGAATTTCCATCTGCTGCATCCGTCCGCCGACATCTCTAGCGCCGTGAACCATACCATTCGCGGCGCCTTTGAATACCAGGGACAAAAGTGCTCAGCGACGTCGCGGGTATACGTGCCACAGTCTCGCGCCCAAGAGTTCATCTCGGGCCTCAAGGCTGGTGTCGAAAAGATTACCATCGGAAGCCCGGTAAAGGACTTTGAGTCGTTCATGGGGCCCGTGATCCACAAGAACTCTTTCGACAAGATCACGTCTATTATTGACGCTGCCAACAAGGACCCGTCACtgaagctgctggccggcggcacgtACGACGGTTCGGTCGGCTACTACGTGAACCCCACCGTTTACCAAGCGCAGTCTCCGGACCACGAGCTCTTCAACCAAGAGATCTTCGGCCCCGTGCTTGCAATATACGTGTACAAGGATGAGGATTGGAGCTCGATGCTAAGGAGCGTGGACGagaacggcggcgggctcgcgctTACGGGCGCCGTCTTTGCCACGGATCGCAAGGCCATCAGAGAAGCAGAAGATGCTCTCCGCTACTCGTCTGGAAACTTTTACATCA ACTGCAAGACCACGGCGGCCCTCATCGGCCAGCAGACGTTTGGTGGTGCTCGGGCGAGCGGCACCAACGACAAAGCGGGCAGCCCGGACGTGTTGAGGCGGTTTACGAGTCCGCGGACCATCAAGGAGGAGTTTGGTTCCCTCGACCATTTCACGTATCCAAGTAATGAGTAG
- a CDS encoding uncharacterized protein (COG:E~TransMembrane:12 (i61-83o89-114i126-145o165-189i201-218o251-269i290-310o348-368i389-411o423-448i469-489o501-520i)~EggNog:ENOG503NXR8) produces the protein MKAHEEKTMAGSDAADIGKEATQADSVGHGTVTSESDDVVVVAQAAAGQLKRRLGNRQIQLIAIGGSIGTATFVSIGTGLLHAGPGGLLLAYALHSAMVSMINNCMAEMAVLMPVSGAFIRMAGHWVDPAFGFLAGWNFFLYEAINIPFEVSAINVVLSFWRDDIPAAAVVAVCTALYFGINVFAVKWYGEGEFWLATGKVVLILIVFSFTFITMVGGNPHHDAYGFRYWRNPGAFAEHIASGDLGRFEGFLTALWNATFTIVGPEYVSMLAGETKLPRRYLKNAFKTTYFRFTFFFVGSALCVGIVIPYNDPTFVSILNDPNGNSGSATASPYIIAMQNMGISVLPHIITALLITSIFSCGNAFTFYATRSLYGLALESQAPAFLRRCTPSGVPIYCLAVTMIFPCLAFLNVSGSTARVLSWFINLVTTSGVLNYAIIATTYIFFYRATRAQGVDRSTLPYYGYGQPYCAWVALVYMALIVFVNGYAVFLPGHWDVKDFFTHYTMVLVSPVLFVGWKLVHRTRLVRPSEADLVWERPAIDAYERENEEDDLGFWREVLRMVRPGRAKSTE, from the exons ATGAAGGCGCACGAAGAGAAGACGATGGCCGGCTCCGATGCCGCAGACATCGGCAAGGAAGCCACCCAGGCAGACAGCGTCGGGCACGGCACCGTCACCTCGGAGAgcgacgatgtcgtcgtcgtcgcccaggcggcggcgggccagctcAAGCGCCGCCTGGGCAACCGCCAGATCcagctcatcgccatcggcggctcCATCGGCACGGCCACCTTCGTCAGCATCGGCACGGGCCTGCTCCAcgccgggccgggcggcctgctgctggcgtaCGCGCTGCactcggccatggtgtccATGATCAACAACTGCATGGCGGAGATGGCCGTCCTCATGCCCGTCAGCGGTGCCTTTATCCGCATGGCCGGCCATTGGGTCGACCCGGCGTTTGGGTTCCTCGCCGGGTGGAACTTTTTCCTCTACGAAGCCATCAACATCCCATTCGAGGTCTCGGCCATCAACGTCGTGCTGTCGTTCTGGCGGGATGATatccccgcggcggcggtggtggcagtaTGCACGGCTCTGTATTT CGGCATCAACGTCTTCGCCGTCAAGTGgtacggcgagggcgagttcTGGCTTGCCACTGGCAAGGTCGTCCTCATTCTCATCGTGTTTAGCTTCACCTTTATCACCATGGTCGGCGGGAACCCCCATCACGACGCCTACGGGTTCCGGTACTGGAGGAACCCCGGGGCGTTTGCCGAGCATATTGCCAGTGGCGACCTTGGCCGCTTCGAGGGCTTTCTTACGGCGCTGTGGAACGCCACATTTACCATCGTGGGCCCCGAGTACGTGTCCATGCTGGCCGGCGAGACGAAGCTGCCGCGCCGGTACCTCAAGAACGCCTTCAAGACGACCTACTTTCGGTTTACCTTCTTCTTCGTGGGTAGCGCCCTGTGTGTCGGTATCGTGATTCCGTACAATGACCCGACCTTTGTGTCTATCCTCAACGACCCCAACGGCAACTCTGGGTCTGCGACCGCATCGCCGTACATCATCGCCATGCAAAATATGGGGATCAGCGTTTTGCCACACATCATAACGGCGCTGCTAATCACGAGCATCTTCTCCTGCGGCAACGCCTTTACGTTCTACGCGACGCGCAGTCTCTACGGCCTGGCGCTCGAATCGCAGGCACCCGCCTTCCTCCGCCGATGCACCCCGTCCGGCGTGCCCATCTACTGCCTGGCCGTGACCATGATCTTCCCCTGCCTCGCATTTCTCAACGTGTCGGGGAGCACCGCGCGCGTCTTGTCGTGGTTCATCAACCTGGTCACCACCTCGGGCGTGCTCAACTACGCCATCATTGCGACGACGTACATCTTTTTCTACCGTGCGACCcgcgcgcagggcgtcgaccgCTCCACGCTGCCGTACTACGGCTACGGCCAGCCGTACTGCGCGTGGGTCGCGCTGGTGTACATGGCGCTGatcgtcttcgtcaacgGCTACGCCGTGTTTCTCCCGGGCCACTGGGACGTCAAGGACTTTTTCACGCACTACACCATGGTACTGGTCAGTCCTGTGCTCTTTGTGGGATGGAAGCTCGTTCACCGGACGCGTCTTGTGCGCCCGTCCGAGGCGGACTTGGTGTGGGAAAGGCCGGCGATTGATGCGTACGAACGAGAGAATGAGGAAGACGATTTGGGCTTCTGGAGGGAGGTGCTGCGGATGGTTAGACCCGGCAGGGCCAAGTCTACTGAGTAA
- the AQY1 gene encoding Aquaporin-1 (COG:P~EggNog:ENOG503NV37~TransMembrane:6 (i87-109o129-150i177-198o218-237i244-268o288-308i)), whose product MSISMSFPDPWPDVPIAHNVVLSASPPSPIRPTQVQSYPAVSSPAASINTANSTIKMGEKKTRTLLDRKNRFNKDGRDHVMPSAYRNLAVVIIGEFCGTFMFLLLSFIGTQAAVNNNDPSNPDAVLAPFSLMYIAASFGAAITVNVWIFYRVTGGMFNPAVTLGLVLVGAVKPLRGLLIFPTQIVAGIAAAAVTDALLPGPLGVANKLNNNTSISRGLFIEMFLTAQLVLTVYFLAVEKHRSTYLAPIGIGIAIFIAHICGTNFTGTGINPARSFGPAVVTSFTGYQWIYWLGPFLGALLAFVLYTLLKWLDYRTANPGQDDTGDLEQGGHQHHHVNGAEEKRHTINSDVGTSSDQYTLNNPHSPPNTARDSSALGDGIHGPMSPALPVSPTHATHGELRSTAQV is encoded by the exons ATGAGTATATCTATGAGCTTTCCCGACCCTTGGCCCGACGTGCCCATTGCTCATAACGTTGTGTTGAGCgcttcccccccctcccctatCCGACCGACGCAAGTCCAATCATATCCAGCCGTGAGCTCTCCGGCAGCAAGTATCAACACCGCAAACTCAACGATCAAGATGGGCGAGAAGAAGACTAGGACCCTCCTGGACCGCAAGAACCGGTTCAACAAGGATGGACGAGACCACGTGATGCCGAGTGCCTACAGGAACCTCGCCGTTGTCATCATCGGCGAGTTCTGCGGCACCTTCATGTTCCTCTTGCTGTCCTTCATTGGCACGCAGGCGGCCGTGAACAACAACGACCCGAGCAACCCTGATGCGGTGCTGGCGCCGTTCAGCCTCATGTACATTGCCGCTTccttcggcgccgccatcaccgtcaATGTCTGGATCTTCTACCGTGTCACCGGCGGCATGTTCAACCCTGCT GTCACTCTGggtctcgtcctcgttggTGCCGTCAAGCCCCTCCGCGGCCTCCTCATCTTCCCCACGCAGATTGtggccggcatcgccgccgcggccgtcacggacgcgctgctgccgggcccgctgggcgtcgccaaCAAGCTCAACAACAACACGAGCATCTCGAGGGGTCTCTTCATCGAGATGTTCCTAACGGCGCAGCTGGTGCTCACCGTCTACTTCCTCGCCGTGGAGAAGCACCGCTCGACGTACCTGGCGcccatcggcatcggcatcgccatcttcatcgcCCACATCTGCGGCACCAACttcaccggcaccggcatcaACCCGGCCCGCTCCTTCGGcccggccgtcgtcaccagCTTCACCGGCTACCAGTGGATCTACTGGCTGGGACCCTTCTTGGGTGCGCTGCTCGCCTTTGTCCTCTATACGCTGCTCAAGTGGCTCGACTACCGCACCGCCAACCCGGGGCAGGACGACACGGGCGACTTGGAGCAGGGCGggcaccagcatcaccacgtgaacggcgccgaggagaagcgacACACCATCAACAGCGACGTTGGCACCTCGAGCGACCAGTACACGCTCAACAACCCGCACTCGCCCCCCAACACGGCACGCGACAGCtctgccctcggcgacggaaTCCACGGGCCCATGAGTCCCGCTCTGCCTGTGAGCCCGACGCACGCGACTCACGGCGAGCTGCGCTCGACCGCCCAGGTGTAA
- the PTH2 gene encoding Gluconate transport-inducing protein (EggNog:ENOG503NXQ1~COG:G~COG:T), whose amino-acid sequence METYHGYVRTPGDAIKLFEACRLGLLPRVQRRLSEKERQSIRSGSVFVWDEREAGMRRWTDGKSWSASRVSGSFLTYREMEGKRGGGFGSGRRGAGKTPDSGRGSDEDHDDGEPEGYRYKADGLMKQSFSITTSTGQHLHLISYYSRPQPGQPDPPQPSSDPSLRGIVPPKGMYPESSMGETNQTPALTRAPMQQPYMIAPHHHAPHPHHQQPYAPHYVQPGYGWPPSPAATPPYGHYAPAPYPPHVHPLPPPHASHQPPPPPPPYSNGHYTHAAPCDRSLPPLQNSKPALPPYQGHHSSHGPSPPILYDSPRQKDLQAAAQAAVSDQHLNNAPARGYGPLPALNAVTNGAPAASHAGMATPPTRNLSVSPPRASQDGAVNGHRSSLSALLHPTPPSSEAGTVKPPSSGSASSSPRLKSLVAEKAGVSEDARALRMLDRKFCI is encoded by the coding sequence ATGGAGACGTACCACGGTTACGTGCGGACGCcgggcgacgccatcaagctcTTTGAGGCGTGTCGTCTTGGTCTGTTGCCCCGAGTCCAACGACGTCTATCGGAGAAGGAAAGACAGTCAATCCGCTCGGGCTCCGTCTTTGTGTGGGACGAGCGGGAGGCTGGGATGCGGcggtggacggacgggaaATCGTGGAGCGCCAGCCGCGTGTCGGGCAGCTTCCTGACATACAGAGAGATGGAGGGCAAACGCGGAGGCGGAtttggcagcggcagacgaggcgcgggcaAGACCCCAGACTCTGGCCGCGGTAGCGACGAGGaccacgacgatggcgaaCCTGAGGGGTACCGCTACAAGGCCGACGGTCTCATGAAGCAGTCTTTCAGCATCaccacgtcgacgggccAGCACCTTCACCTCATCTCCTACTATTCTCGACCGCAACCCGGCCAGCCTGACCCGCCCCAACCTAGTTCCGACCCGTCTCTTCGCGGTATCGTACCTCCAAAGGGCATGTACCCTGAGTCTAGCATGGGAGAGACGAACCAAACACCTGCCCTTACGAGGGCTCCGATGCAGCAGCCGTATATGATCGCGCCACACCACCATGCCCCTCACCCGCATCACCAACAGCCTTACGCACCGCACTACGTCCAGCCAGGCTATggatggccgccgtcgcccgccgcgacgcctccTTACGGACATTACGCGCCTGCACCGTATCCACCACATGTCCACCCTCTGCCGCCACCTCACGCATCGCAtcagcctccgccgccgccgcctccctaCTCCAATGGCCATTACACGCACGCTGCTCCGTGTGACCGCTCGCTGCCTCCGTTGCAGAATTCGAAGCCTGCTCTTCCGCCGTATCAAGGTCACCATTCTTCCCATGGGCCGTCACCACCCATACTGTACGACTCACCGCGGCAGAAGGACTTGCAGGCAGCGGCACAAGCAGCCGTCAGTGACCAGCACCTCAACAATGCTCCTGCGAGGGGATATGGGCCGCTTCCCGCGCTCAACGCTGTCACTAATGGTGCCCCCGCTGCCTCGCATGCTGGTATGGCTACACCTCCGACACGAAACCTGAGCgtgagcccgccgcgggcaagTCAGGATGGCGCAGTCAACGGCCATAggtcgagcttgtcggcTTTACTACACCCAACACCGCCAAGCAGCGAGGCCGGCACCGTCAAGCCCCCCAGCAGTGGTAGCGCTAGCAGCAGCCCCCGACTGAAGAGCTTGGTTGCGGAAAAGGCTGGCGTAAGCGAGGACGCGCGGGCATTGAGAATGCTGGACCGCAAGTTTTGCATCTGA
- a CDS encoding uncharacterized protein (EggNog:ENOG503P1ST~COG:G): protein MPPRLDDDHHGDQGAGEPAAAMPLSPRQSRVVGALLGLHAGDALGATLEFETHAAVAASHPRGLRDIVGGGPFRWPAGHATDDTDMTRGVLLAYRDAAAAAAAAAGDADADVDVARRAGDYFVRWLQGDWPGRVFGSRPVDIGAATIKGLLRYVDSQDPDRAGAGQGAAGNGSLMRCLPTGLFQTDPGRLVDESQRISRITHDDRRCTVACAAYNTIVAELVRGAPADDAVRAGEAVAARLEGDHGDGNGDGDGDGDGDGGGPVLAALRLGRRLSVADMADPRGGGPPPEMLPGRCGGYVLETLAVGVAAVLDTGRGLEDVLVDVVRLGKDTDTNAAVAGGLLGARDGEEAVPRRWRDKLQFADEFRSIALSLTAAP, encoded by the coding sequence ATGCCGCCTagactcgacgacgaccaccacggTGATCAAGGTGCAggggagccggcggcggcaatgccgctctcgccgcgTCAGTCtcgcgtcgtcggtgccctGCTCGGGCTGCATGCGGGCGATGCCCTGGGGGCAACGCTCGAGTTTGAGAcgcacgcggccgtcgcggcgagTCACCCgcgcggcctgcgcgacattgtcggcggcgggccctttcgctggccggccgggcacgccaccgacgacaccgacATGACGCGCGGCGTGCTCCTCGCGTACagggatgccgccgccgccgccgccgccgccgccggggacgcaGACGCGGACGTGGACGTTGCGAGACGCGCGGGGGACTACTTCGTGCGATGGCTCCAGGGCGACTGGCCGGGCCGCGTGTTTGGGTCGCGGCCCGTGGACATCGGGGCGGCGACCATCAAAGGCCTGCTCCGGTACGTGGACTCGCAGGACCCGgaccgggcgggcgcgggccagggcgcggcgggcaacGGCAGCCTGATGCGGTGCCTGCCGACGGGCCTGTTCCAGACGGACCcggggcggctcgtcgacgagagcCAGCGCATCAGCCGCATCACGCACGACGACCGGCGCTGCACCGTCGCTTGCGCCGCATACAACACCATCGTCGCGGAGCTGGTCCggggcgcgcccgccgacgacgccgtgcggGCCGGggaggccgtggcggcgcggctcgagggcgaccaCGGAGATGGGAACGGGgatggagacggagacggagacggagacggcggcggccccgtcctcgcggcgctcCGGCTGGGCAGGCGGCTCTCCGTGGCGGACATGGCGGACCCTCGCGGCgggggcccgccgcccgagatGCTGCCGGGCCGGTGCGGGGGCTACGTGCTCGAGAcgctggccgtgggcgttgcggcggtgctggacacgggccgcgggctcgaggacgtgctcgtcgacgtggtgAGGCTGGGCAAGGACACGGACACGAACGCGGCTGTggccggcgggctgctgggcgcgcgcgacggcgaagaggctgtgccgcggcgctggagggACAAGCTACAGTTTGCAGACGAGTTTAGAAGCATCGCGCtgtcgttgacggcggcgccgtga
- the SLM5 gene encoding Asparagine--tRNA ligase (COG:J~EggNog:ENOG503NV9Y), translating into MRLIAELLACSSRSAMRPPTLGAVPRRHLRVPALRRQYSVRIPGESSATSPITTVAALRAWRPTADVPDVQVCGWVRSVRKSSGVRFVDVTDGSSMRPVQAVIDKKLCADMRPGAAVRLKGTWFNVTTARVSQPMDGEVASDPAGGPRTQDPASPTTHELQVSEVDILGESDPQTYPIQNKYQTPESLRAISHLRPRTPLNSTLLRLRSDATALLTQFFFAENFQQTHPPIITSSDCEGAGEAFAVKSGEDEFFRGPKYLTVSTQLHLEALAQALGNVWTLSPTFRAEKSETSRHLSEFYMLEAEMCFVQDMDEVMALVQRMMKALAQGLKERDAARELELNRLDSRDPAERLAFADLVDQDELRRRWRGLLVPGRWPRITYTEAIELLRPVADRFEHKPVWGSGLQSEHEKYLAEEVGYDRERDAYVPIFVTEYPRNIKAFYMLRSASPPSQGETVDCFDLLVPSLGELAGGSMREHRLGELQDNMRLHGLPVPSGRKAAAGNDMTWYLDLRRWGCPPHGGFGLGFDRLLSYLTGVPNVRDVVPFPRHHERCDC; encoded by the exons aTGAGGCTCATtgccgagctcctcgcctGCTCATCTCGGTCAGCCATGCGACCTCCCACCCTCGGGGccgtgccgcggcgccacctTCGCGTGCCCGCGCTCCGGCGGCAGTATTCCGTCCGCATACCAGGCGAATCTTCCGCCACCTCCCCCATCACAACGGTCGCGGCCCTGAGAGCATGGCGACCGACCGCCGACGTGCCGGATGTCCAAGTCTGCGGCTGGGTACGCTCCGTGCGCAAGAGCTCTGGGGTCCGCTTCGTCGACGTAACCGACGGGTCCTCGATGCGACCTGTTcaggccgtcatcgacaaGAAGCTGTGTGCCGA CATgaggcccggcgccgccgttcgTTTAAAGGGGACTTGGTTCAACGTGACGACTGCACGTGTCTCACAACCgatggacggcgaggtcgcaAGCGACCCGGCTGGAGGGCCCCGTACCCAGgacccggcgtcgcccaccaCGCACGAGCTGCAGGTCAGCGAGGTCGACATACTGGGGGAATCAGATCCACAG ACATATCCCATCCAGAACAAGTATCAGACGCCCGAGAGCCTGCGCGCCATCTCCCACCTCCGTCCCCGGACGCCACTCAACTCGACGCTACTGCGGCTGCGCTCCGATGCAACTGCTCTGCTCACGCAGTTCTTCTTCGCCGAAAATTTCCAGCAGACGCACCCTCCCATCATCACCTCGTCCGACTGTGAGGGCGCTGGGGAGGCTTTTGCCGTCAAGTCGGGGGAGGACGAATTCTTCAGAGGGCCCAAGTACCTGACTGTCTCGACGCAGCTGCATCTCGAGGCCCTGGCGCAAGCCCTTGGCAACGTATGGACTCTCTCACCGACCTTTCGAGCCGAGAAGAGTGAAACGTCGCGCCACCTGAGTGAATTTTACATGCTCGAGGCCGAAATGTGCTTCGTGCAAGATATGGACGAGGTCATGGCCTTGGTGCAGCGAATGATGAAGGCGCTCGCACAGGGACTCAAGGAGCGTGACGCCGCCAGAGAGCTCGAGCTCAACAGGCTGGACTCGCGTGACCCGGCTGAGCGCCTCGCGTTCGCAGACCTGGTCGACCAGGACGAGCTtcgacgtcgatggcggggcCTTCTCGTACCGGGCCGGTGGCCCCGGATCACGTACACTGAGGCGatcgagctgctgcggccggtAGCGGACCGATTCGAGCACAAGCCAGTCTGGGGGAGCGGGCTGCAATCCGAGCACGAAAAGTACCTTGCCGAGGAGGTCGGCTACGACAGGGAGCGTGACGCCTACGTCCCCATATTTGTGACGGAATATCCACGCAATATCAAGGCCTTTTACATGCTCCGCTCGGCCTCACCGCCATCGCAGGGAGAGACGGTCGACTGCTTCGACCTGCTGGTGCCCAgtctcggcgagctcgcgggCGGGTCCATGCGCGAGCACCGCCTGGGGGAGCTGCAGGACAACATGAGGCTCCACGGACTGCCAGTGCCCTCGGGGcgaaaggcggcggcgggcaatGACATGACCTGGTACCTCGATCTTAGGCGCTGGGGCTGTCCGCCGCACGGCGGGTTCGGCTTGGGGTTCGACCGGCTGCTCAGCTACTTGACTGGAGTGCCGAACGTTCGCGACGTGGTCCCCTTTCCGCGCCACCATGAGCGGTGCGACTGCTAG